CTCGTTTCCCAGCGCGATCACCGGCGGCGGGGTCGCCAAGGCGACGCTCAAGATCTGGCTGAGCAAGGTGACGAGCCCGGGAACGATCAACGTGCAGCGCGTGATGGCTCCCTGGAACGAGGAGTCGATCACGTTCAGCACGGCTCCCGCCCTCGGAACCGTCGAAACCTCCTTCGACATCGACGCCACCTCCGCGCGCTCGTACATGACGGCCGACGTGACGGCGCTCGTCAGCGCGTGGCTCGCGGGATCCGTGTCGAACGACGGGATCGCGCTCGTCTCGGGCACCGGTGGGCCGGCCGGTGCTTTCGACAGCAAGGAGAACACGACCACCAGCCACGAGGCCTTTCTCGATCTCGTCTTCGTCGGGCCCCAGGGCCCTCAGGGGGCCAACGGGCTGACCGGCCCCGGCGGGCCGGCCGGCGCGACGGGGCCGCAGGGCCTTCAGGGACCCCAGGGAGTCCAGGGGATCGCAGGGCCGCAGGGCGCGGCCGGACCGGCGGGGGCCACGGGCGCTCAGGGAATCCAGGGAATCGCAGGACCGCTGGGGCCGACCGGGACTGCCGGCGCGACCGGATCGCAGGGCGCGCAGGGAGCTCAGGGGCTGCCGGGGCCGGTCGGGCCGACCGGATCGCAGGGATTGCAGGGACCTGCCGGCAACACGGGGCCCGCGGGCGCGACCGGGTCGCAAGGTCCCATCGGGCCGATCGGCGCCCAGGGGCCGTCGGGAAACTCACAGAACCTCCTCGCAATCGCCACGCTGCGCTGGTTCGAGGCCGTCCAGAGCGGGATCGCCTTCGCCACGTCCGCGAAGCCGACGGGGGTCGTCTTCGACGGCCTGAACGTCTGGATCGCGAACTTCGACAGCGGAACCCTGACCAAGCTCCGAGTCAGCACCGGGGCGTTCCAGAGTAACTCCACCGTAGGGAACAACCCCCTCGGACTCGCGTACGATGGCGCCAACGTCTGGGTGACGAACTTCGGCGGCGGAACCGTCTCGAAGGTGCGGTCTCTTGATGGCGTCGTCGTCGGGACGGTGATCGTCGGCAGCGGTCCGACGGGGGTCGCTTTCGACGGGACGAGCATCTGGATCGCGAACCAGAACTCGAACACCGTCATGAAGATCCGTCCGAGCGACGGCGTCATCCTCGGCACCTTCAATGTCGGCGTCTCACCGAGAGGGGTGGCGTTCGACGGCGCGAACATCTGGGTCACCAACGCGAACGACAACACGCTCATGAAGCTGAACCAGGCGGGCACCGTGACCCAGACGGTCAACGTCGGGGCGCGGCCTGTGCGGTTGACCTTCGACGGCGTGTACATCTGGAGCGCGAACTTCGACGACAACACGGTGTCGAAGGTGCGGGCGAGCGACGGCGTGGTCTTCGGCACATTCAACGTCGGAACGCAGCCGCTCGCGATCGGCTACGACGGTCAGAGCATCTGGGTCACGAACAGCGGCGCGAGCTCGGTCACGAAGCTCCGCGCCAGCGACGGCTCGCTCATCGGCACCTACTCCGTCGGGTCCGCCCCCCAGGGGATCGCGTTCGACGGCGTCAACCTCTGGATTTCGAACTCGCTGAGCAACACAGTCTCGAAGCTGTAGTCGCGGCGCGCGCCGCGGAAAATGGAGCTTGGAATGGGGGGTGCCGGCGGATCGGTGTACTCTGCCCGATACCCCTCTCTCGTCGCCGCGGCGACCGTCGCGCTCGCCGCCACTCTCTTCGCGGACGGAGCGCTTGCGGCGCGGGCCCCCGCGTTCGCCGACGCCCACACGTCGTCGCTCGCCTCCGCGATTCAGCTCGGCGCCGCCCCCGAGCTCGACGTCTCCCTCTCTCCGCTCCAGACCGCATTCCTCCAGTTCGACATGTCGACGCTTCCCGGCGGGATCACATCGGCGGACGTCGGCCTCGCCCGCGTCCGCCTCTTCGTCCGGAGCGTGATGGCCGCGGGAGCCTTCGAAGTGAGGCCGGTGGGAGACTCCTGGACCGAGAGCGGCATCACGTTCGATTCATCGCCCGCCCTCGGCGCCGCCGTCTCCACGTTCACAGTCGCGCCGGGCGCGCTCGGCACCTTCGTCGACGTCGACGTCACGTCGCTCGTGAAATCCTGGATTGACGGGGTCGTGCCGAACCACGGCATCGCGATCGTCTCGACGTCGGGGGCGGCCGTCGCCTTCGACAGCCGGGACGACGTGACCACCAGCCACGCGCCGGCGCTGCACGTCGATCTCGTGGCGAAGGTCGGCGCCCAGGGAGCGGCGGGCGCGCAGGGGACGCCGGGCCCGGTGGGGGCGACCGGACCTCAGGGCCTCGATGGAATCCCGGGATCGGACGGGCCTCAGGGGCTTCCCGGGGTGGACGGGGCCCCGGGTGCGAATGGATCTCCTGGTCTCCAGGGGATTCCGGGGACCGCGGGCGACGCGGGGCCGGCGGGGGCCGCCGGGCCGACCGGGCCCGACGGGATTCAGGGGGTGACGGGGACCGCGGGAAGCGCCGGCGCTCAGGGGATCGCCGGTGCGCCGGGGGCCGCCGGACCCACGGGCGCCGACGGCCCGATCGGAGGCACCGGCCCCGGGGGGCCGACCGGACCGGCGGGGACCCCGTTCAATCCGATGGCGATCGCGGCGCTCCGCTGGTACGAGTCGAATCAGATCCCGATCTCCTACGTGACGCACGCCCACCCGATCGGCGGGGCATTCGACGGGCAATACATCTGGATCGCGAACTTCAACAACAGCAGCGTGGAGCGGCTGTCGGTCGCCACGGGCCAGAACCAGGGGACGTTTGCGGCGGGACAGTCCCCCTTCGCGGTCCTGACCGACGGCGCGTTCGTCTGGGTCACGAACTTCGGGGGGAACAGCGTCTCGAAGGTCCGGGCGAGCGACGGCGTGAAGATCGCCGACTACCCCACCGGCCGCGGGCCCACCGCGCACGCGTTCGACGGGACCAACATCTGGGTCCCGAACCAGACCGACAACACGGTCACGAAGCTGCGCGCGAGCGACGGCGCCAATCTGGGGACGTTCGCGACGGGGCTCTCGCCGCGCGGCGTGACGTTCGACGGCGTGAATATCTGGATCGCCAACGGCAACGCGAACACCGTCCAGGTGATGCGGCCGTCCGACGGCGTGATCCTGGCGACCTACGGCGTCGGCGCCGTCCCGCTGCGCGCGACCTTCGACGGCGCGTCGATGTGGGTGTGCAACTTCAACGACAACACGGTGACCCGCCTGCGGGTGAGCGACGGGGCGGTCCTCGCGACGATACCCGTCGGCAACGGCCCGTTCTGGTCGCTGTACGACGGGTCGTCGATCTGGGTCTCGCACAAGTTCAGCAACAACGTCTACAAGCTGCGGGCGAGCGACGGCTCGCTGATCGCCATCTACCCGGCGGCGACGGCCCCCGAGGGGCTGGTGTACGACGGCGCGAACGTCTGGGTGACCTCCTCGACCGGCGACGTCGTCCTGAAGTTCTGATCGCTCAGAGTAGGTCCGGGCGACCCCTCCGGGAGAGCGCGGCCACGACGTCTCGGACCTTC
This sequence is a window from Acidobacteriota bacterium. Protein-coding genes within it:
- a CDS encoding DNRLRE domain-containing protein, whose protein sequence is MYSARYPSLVAAATVALAATLFADGALAARAPAFADAHTSSLASAIQLGAAPELDVSLSPLQTAFLQFDMSTLPGGITSADVGLARVRLFVRSVMAAGAFEVRPVGDSWTESGITFDSSPALGAAVSTFTVAPGALGTFVDVDVTSLVKSWIDGVVPNHGIAIVSTSGAAVAFDSRDDVTTSHAPALHVDLVAKVGAQGAAGAQGTPGPVGATGPQGLDGIPGSDGPQGLPGVDGAPGANGSPGLQGIPGTAGDAGPAGAAGPTGPDGIQGVTGTAGSAGAQGIAGAPGAAGPTGADGPIGGTGPGGPTGPAGTPFNPMAIAALRWYESNQIPISYVTHAHPIGGAFDGQYIWIANFNNSSVERLSVATGQNQGTFAAGQSPFAVLTDGAFVWVTNFGGNSVSKVRASDGVKIADYPTGRGPTAHAFDGTNIWVPNQTDNTVTKLRASDGANLGTFATGLSPRGVTFDGVNIWIANGNANTVQVMRPSDGVILATYGVGAVPLRATFDGASMWVCNFNDNTVTRLRVSDGAVLATIPVGNGPFWSLYDGSSIWVSHKFSNNVYKLRASDGSLIAIYPAATAPEGLVYDGANVWVTSSTGDVVLKF
- a CDS encoding DNRLRE domain-containing protein → MDLLSMHRRVIGLTLGFIATAFVSGGNALAIEATLMDDAHVSSASPTGHFGAKTSVLVSQSPAATSFLKFDLSSFPSAITGGGVAKATLKIWLSKVTSPGTINVQRVMAPWNEESITFSTAPALGTVETSFDIDATSARSYMTADVTALVSAWLAGSVSNDGIALVSGTGGPAGAFDSKENTTTSHEAFLDLVFVGPQGPQGANGLTGPGGPAGATGPQGLQGPQGVQGIAGPQGAAGPAGATGAQGIQGIAGPLGPTGTAGATGSQGAQGAQGLPGPVGPTGSQGLQGPAGNTGPAGATGSQGPIGPIGAQGPSGNSQNLLAIATLRWFEAVQSGIAFATSAKPTGVVFDGLNVWIANFDSGTLTKLRVSTGAFQSNSTVGNNPLGLAYDGANVWVTNFGGGTVSKVRSLDGVVVGTVIVGSGPTGVAFDGTSIWIANQNSNTVMKIRPSDGVILGTFNVGVSPRGVAFDGANIWVTNANDNTLMKLNQAGTVTQTVNVGARPVRLTFDGVYIWSANFDDNTVSKVRASDGVVFGTFNVGTQPLAIGYDGQSIWVTNSGASSVTKLRASDGSLIGTYSVGSAPQGIAFDGVNLWISNSLSNTVSKL